The Salegentibacter mishustinae genomic interval TTCTTTGAAACCCAAATTCCAATAGAAAGTGTAAGGATGAGGTATAGCGCAATAATTAGAACATCTATTAGTTCCATTAATTTTCATTTACGTTTACACCCCAGTTTTTATTAGGCGCACTGCCCATCTCAAATACTAACTCTCCACCCGCTAAAAGTTCTTTATGGGAAATAGTAGTTCGATTGAAATTTTTACCATTTAAAGTTGCGGACTGGATATAGATATTTTCTTCGGAAACATTCTTAGCCACAATTTTAAAACTCTTCCCATTTTCTAAGTTAATAGTAGAAGTCTCGAATATAGGGCTGCCAATTTCGTATTCAGCTGAAGCTGGATTAAAAGGATATAATCCCATAGAACTAAACACATACCAGGCAGACATTTGACCGGCATCTTCATTACCACTCAAACCATCTGGCTTAGTACTGTATTGAGTTTTTAGTATCTCACGTACCCAATATTGTGTTCGCCAAGGTTGCCCGGCTTTATTAAATAAATATGCGATATGGTGGCTGGGCTCATTCCCGTGGGCATATTGCCCAATTAAACCTGAAATATCTGCCGAAGTATGATCTCCGGTAATCTCTGAACTTTCATTAAATAATTGCTCCAATTTCTTAGTAAAAGGCTCCGCTCCTCCATGAAGCTCGATTAAACCCTGAGGCTCATGCAGTACGAACCAACTATGTTGCCAGGCATTACCTTCAGTATAATCTGTATTTACTCTATGCTGTGAATGTTTGGGATCAAATGGTGTATTCCATTTTCCTTCCGAAGATTTCCCTCTCATAAACCCGGTTTCAGGATCAAAAAGTTCTTTATAGGCTTTAGCTCTTTCTGAGAAATAGTCATAATCTTCCTCTTTTCCCAAAGCTTTCGCCATCTGCGCCACACACCAATCGTTATAAGCATATTCCAAAGTTTTGGTCACTGATTCGTTCCCTAAATTATAAGGAATGTATCCGTACTCTTTTAACTCTTTTAAACTTCGCTGGTCTTGCATCATGGTAGTTTTCAGAGCTTCATAAGCTTTTTCAACATCAAAACCTTCAATTCCTTTAAAATAGGCTTCCACAATTACAGGAACCGAATGGTAGCCGGTCATAGTATTGGTTTCATTCCCATAAAGCGTCCATACCGGCAAGCTGCCACTTTCATCGTAATAGGCTAACATACTATTTATAATGTCTGAAGTTATTCCAGGGTTAGTTATTGTTAACAGAGGATTCTGTGCTCTAAAGGTGTCCCAAAGCGATAAAGTTGAATATGCCGTGCCATCAGTTTTTGCGATGCTATCATTTTGTAATCGAAATTCTCCGTTCTTATCACTGAATGTAACCGGCGCTAATTTTGTATGATAAAGTGCTGAATAGAAAATGGTTTTCAAAGAATCTGTAGGAGATTCCACAACTATATCAGACAATGCCATTTCCCAGGTTTTGCTAGATTCCTTCTTAATTTCATCAAAATTGAAATTGGCATCGCTATCCAGGTTCTGTTTGGCGTTTGCCAGACTTACCGAAGAAAGTGACACTGCTACCTGAAGCTGCTTGCTTTCCTTATCAAAATAAAGCTGCGCTGAAGTTTTCTTATTGCTTACTTCAGAGGTTGAAACAGCTTCTCCTCCTGAGAATAATTCAGATTTAACGATTGGTTTTGAGAATTTAGCTACAAAAAATACTTTTTGATTATTTGCCCAACCGGTACTGTGACGGTAACCTGTAATCGTATTTTCATCTTCTAATTTAATAGAAGTTTCTGTAGGTTCATCCCAGTTTATAGCAAATCCAAGGTCTATTACAACCGATTTCTCTTCGCCCTGTCCAAATGTATATTTGTGATAAGCCGTTCTATTGGTTGAACTAAGCTCTACATTAATATTAAAATCTTCCAGGTAGAGTTGGTAATAACCCGGGCTGGCCGATTCGTCTATATGAGAATATTTTGAGAGGTATGGAATATCTTTTCTCGCTTCCACCTTTTTTGTAAGATCAATCTTTTTATTTACCGGCATAAATAAAATATCGGCCAGGTCGCCAATTCCGGTTCCTGATAGATGCAAATGACTAAAGCCCGCCACTAAGGAATCTGAATAATGGTAACCGGAACACCAGTCCCAACCACTAGTACCGTTATCTGGACTTACCTGTACCATTCCAAATGGTCGGCTCACCCCGGGATAGGTATGCCCGTGACCACCTGTTCCAATAAAAGTGTCTACATAAGATGTTAAACTATCAGCTGATTTTTGCGAATCAATATCCTTTTCCACTTGTTCTTCACAAGCAGCTAATGTTAACAATAAAACAAGTAAGAGGGTGGGGTATCTTTTAAACATTTTCTTTGTTAGGTTATGGCGCATTAAAAATAATACGGGTAGATATTTCATAAATATTTATATATTCAGCAACGAAAAAAATAATATTAGACAAACAACATTTAAGAAAAGCCGAATAGCTAAAATCTATCTTTTTCCATTCCATGTCACTACGAAAACGTTTTAAAAGAAGCTTTTTTTTAAATGAAAGATGGGGTTACCAAATCTCCACTTTGCATCATATAATTTTCTGGTCTGTCTATTTTATTTTTAATGCACTTAGATGGGGAAGTTATTATGGCGATTATCTCTATTCGCTTAAAGCAAACTTGTTGGGTTTCCCTATTCACATGGCGCTATGCTATTTCACTATTTACCTGCTTATTCCTAAGTTTATTTATACCAGAAAGTTCTTTTGGTTTATCTCGATTTTAATATTATCTATTTTTTTAATGGTGTTTCTCAAATTTGAACTCACCTATCTTCTTATAAGCAATAATGTTTGGCCCGAGGGCCCCGAAGAAACATCTACTTTCAGTTTTAATTATGTGCTGGTTATGATGCTGGGCGAGTTGTATGTAATTTCTTTTGTTACCGCAATAAAGATCACCATAGACTGGATGAGTGAAAATAAAAGAGCGGCTAAACTTGAGAAAACTCAGCTAGAAACCGAATTAAGGTTTTTACGATCACAAATCTCACCACATTTCTTTTTCAATACTTTAAATAATATTTATTCGCTTAGTCTTAGCAAATCGAATAAAACTCCTGAAACGATTTTAAAACTTTCAGAATTAATGCGGTATTTACTTTATGAGACAAAACCGAATCTTCAATGTTTAGAAAAAGAAATTAAATGCATTAAAAATTACCTGGACCTTGAAAGAATCAGGTATGGCGAGAAGTTAAGTATACAGCTAAAAATTGAAGGAAGCACAGAAAACAAGAAGTTACCGCCAATGCTCCTTATTCCATTTATTGAAAATGCTTTTAAGCACGGAGCGAACAGAAGTACTAAAGAAGTTGTTATCAAAATAGAACTGATCATTAAAAATGATATTTTGTACTTTAGAACCTGCAACAGCCTTCCAGATGAAGAAGAAATTAAAACCTATCATTCTCAAAATATTGAAAAACAACCGGGAGGTATCGGGATCTTAAATGTAAAAAAACGTCTCAATCTTGGGTATAATAGAGAAGATTACGACCTAAAAATTACTAAAAAAGAAACCGAGTTTTTGGTTGACCTAAAGTTAAAATTGAAATGATGCTGAAATGTGTAATTATAGATGATGAGCCTTTAGCGGTAGATGTAATTAAAAACTATATCTCCCAAATAAAAGGCCTGGAAATAATGGCAAGCTTTAATAGCGCTTTAGACAGCCTGGAATTTTTGCAGGAAAATGAAGTAGATCTTATGTTTTTAGACATAAACATGCCTGTTTTAGACGGTTACAGTTTCCTAAAAAGTTTAAGCAATAAACCCCAGGTAATTATTACCACGGCGCACGAAGAATATGCCGTTAAAGGCTATGAACTTGAAATCCTGGATTATCTTGTAAAACCCATACCGTTTCCCCGGTTTTTAAAAGCAGTAAATAAGGCGATAAAGAATTGCGAAGAAAACAAAGCCGAAAACGATTCCTGGAAAAACAAACATCTTTTTTTAAAAATCAATAAGAAAAAGATGAAAAAGGTTTACCTAAATGACATTCTGTTGGTAGAAAGTCTAAAAGATTATATCAAAGTTATTACGCCTAACAAGAATTATATTATTCATCAAACCTTAAGCAGTTTTACCGAAAGTTTGCCTTCAAATAGGTTTATTAGGATACATAGATCTTATACGGTTTCTCTCGATAAGATTGAAGCTTTAGAAGGCAATAGCCTAGAGATTAATGGCAAAAGATATGTTATTGGCCGAAGCTATTTATCGCAGGTTAAGGATATTATTCTGGAAGATTAATCGTCTAACGTTTTCCTTGTTTTCAAAAAATATTTGGGATTAACACCATATTTTTCTTTAAAGATCTTCGAGAAATAACTGCGATTATTCAAACCAATTGAAGTAACAATTTCAGAAATATTCTTTTCGGTGGTCATCAGCATTTCTTTGGCTGCCTCCAGCTTTTTATGCTGCATATATTTATTCACGGTAAGATCGTAAACATACTTAAAGCCTTCCTGAAGTTTATTTACATTAGTGCCTGCCTCTTTAGCCAGGGCTTCTACCGTTAAATTGCTTCCCAAATCACCCTGAATGCGTTTTACCACATAATCTACTTTTTCAATATCTGACTGTCGCAAAATCTGCGGAAGTTTATCTCCAGATTCATCATCTTCGTATTGAGAGATCTGTATCACCAGCATTTGAAAGGCCTTTGCCTCCAGATATAACGAACGAAGAAATCCAGTAAAATCTTTAGTATTAATTTCGTTCATGATATCGGCAGCTTTAATACTATAATTC includes:
- a CDS encoding sensor histidine kinase, with protein sequence MHHIIFWSVYFIFNALRWGSYYGDYLYSLKANLLGFPIHMALCYFTIYLLIPKFIYTRKFFWFISILILSIFLMVFLKFELTYLLISNNVWPEGPEETSTFSFNYVLVMMLGELYVISFVTAIKITIDWMSENKRAAKLEKTQLETELRFLRSQISPHFFFNTLNNIYSLSLSKSNKTPETILKLSELMRYLLYETKPNLQCLEKEIKCIKNYLDLERIRYGEKLSIQLKIEGSTENKKLPPMLLIPFIENAFKHGANRSTKEVVIKIELIIKNDILYFRTCNSLPDEEEIKTYHSQNIEKQPGGIGILNVKKRLNLGYNREDYDLKITKKETEFLVDLKLKLK
- a CDS encoding LytR/AlgR family response regulator transcription factor, with protein sequence MMLKCVIIDDEPLAVDVIKNYISQIKGLEIMASFNSALDSLEFLQENEVDLMFLDINMPVLDGYSFLKSLSNKPQVIITTAHEEYAVKGYELEILDYLVKPIPFPRFLKAVNKAIKNCEENKAENDSWKNKHLFLKINKKKMKKVYLNDILLVESLKDYIKVITPNKNYIIHQTLSSFTESLPSNRFIRIHRSYTVSLDKIEALEGNSLEINGKRYVIGRSYLSQVKDIILED
- a CDS encoding GH92 family glycosyl hydrolase, which codes for MFKRYPTLLLVLLLTLAACEEQVEKDIDSQKSADSLTSYVDTFIGTGGHGHTYPGVSRPFGMVQVSPDNGTSGWDWCSGYHYSDSLVAGFSHLHLSGTGIGDLADILFMPVNKKIDLTKKVEARKDIPYLSKYSHIDESASPGYYQLYLEDFNINVELSSTNRTAYHKYTFGQGEEKSVVIDLGFAINWDEPTETSIKLEDENTITGYRHSTGWANNQKVFFVAKFSKPIVKSELFSGGEAVSTSEVSNKKTSAQLYFDKESKQLQVAVSLSSVSLANAKQNLDSDANFNFDEIKKESSKTWEMALSDIVVESPTDSLKTIFYSALYHTKLAPVTFSDKNGEFRLQNDSIAKTDGTAYSTLSLWDTFRAQNPLLTITNPGITSDIINSMLAYYDESGSLPVWTLYGNETNTMTGYHSVPVIVEAYFKGIEGFDVEKAYEALKTTMMQDQRSLKELKEYGYIPYNLGNESVTKTLEYAYNDWCVAQMAKALGKEEDYDYFSERAKAYKELFDPETGFMRGKSSEGKWNTPFDPKHSQHRVNTDYTEGNAWQHSWFVLHEPQGLIELHGGAEPFTKKLEQLFNESSEITGDHTSADISGLIGQYAHGNEPSHHIAYLFNKAGQPWRTQYWVREILKTQYSTKPDGLSGNEDAGQMSAWYVFSSMGLYPFNPASAEYEIGSPIFETSTINLENGKSFKIVAKNVSEENIYIQSATLNGKNFNRTTISHKELLAGGELVFEMGSAPNKNWGVNVNEN